In the genome of Leptospira terpstrae serovar Hualin str. LT 11-33 = ATCC 700639, one region contains:
- a CDS encoding sodium:solute symporter family transporter — protein MVWDLLVLIFYFLIVFYFGFHFAKNNQKEEDFYLAKKEIHWIFLLLSLVATETSSLTFLSIPSLSFKGDYRFLEIALGYVIGRTIVAFYLLPSYFSGNTISVYEYVGNRFGKSPQKTISLVFTISRLLGDGIRLYVSSLPIAFLLERMGFNLSSDILGMIALTTLSIVTIIYSVVGGFRAIVFTDVLQWFIYIFGGFFALGLLIYQLNIPMATAVSELHSLGKWNLFIFDYLSSGECTRTSFTVLSQYILYIKMH, from the coding sequence ATGGTCTGGGATTTATTAGTTCTTATTTTTTATTTTCTCATCGTTTTTTATTTTGGATTTCATTTCGCAAAGAACAACCAGAAAGAAGAAGACTTCTATCTTGCTAAAAAAGAAATTCATTGGATCTTTTTATTGTTGTCCTTAGTTGCAACAGAGACTTCAAGTTTAACGTTTTTAAGTATACCATCCCTATCTTTTAAAGGGGACTACCGGTTTTTGGAAATTGCCCTCGGGTATGTGATCGGTAGAACCATTGTGGCCTTTTATTTATTACCCTCTTATTTTTCTGGAAATACCATTTCCGTCTACGAGTATGTTGGAAATCGATTTGGCAAATCTCCTCAAAAGACAATCTCTTTAGTATTTACTATCTCAAGATTATTGGGAGATGGAATTCGCTTATATGTCAGTTCTTTACCCATTGCCTTTCTATTGGAAAGGATGGGATTCAATCTTTCTTCTGATATTTTGGGAATGATCGCACTCACAACACTCAGTATTGTCACCATCATCTACTCTGTGGTAGGTGGATTCCGTGCCATTGTATTTACCGATGTGCTCCAATGGTTTATTTATATCTTTGGTGGATTTTTTGCTCTAGGACTTTTGATTTATCAATTAAACATTCCCATGGCAACAGCAGTATCTGAACTTCATAGTCTCGGAAAATGGAATTTATTTATTTTCGATTACCTTTCGTCGGGTGAGTGTACTCGTACATCCTTTACAGTTTTGTCTCAATACATACTTTACATAAAGATGCATTAA